The DNA window GACGACGGCGCTCCCGGCCTGATGGTGGGCGCCGCCCCGGATCGAAAGCTCGAGATCCTGCTCGCGGGCAAACCGGATCGCGCGGGCGACGTCGGTCGCCCCCTTCACGCGAGCGACGATCGCGGGGTGCTTCTCGATGAGACCGTTCCAGACGTTCCGGGCGTCTTCGTACTCGTCGCCATCAGGAAGAATAAGATCGCCGCGGAGTTCCTCCCCGAAGTCCTCGAGTGCCCCCTCATCCACCGATGCGATGATACCGAGCGGATGCTCGTGAACTGTCATCGGTATCCACATCACGGTGATCACGTTCATATGCACCGGGTGGGCCACTGTGTCACCCGCTGAACAAGGGAACGAACTACCGAATAGCGGGCAACTGTACTGGGTGAGACCGCCTGCGTTGAGATCTACTCACGACGGATCGACAACGACCGAATCACGCTCTCGAAGCGACGCGTCGACGGGGTCGGCGTCAGTTCGAATTCGATCGAACAGTCCGCGAACCCACTCGTGCAGTTCCGCAGATCGGTTCACGATGACGCCTTCAACGCCGCCCGCAGCGTAAATAACGACGAGAACGGTAAACTGGTCACCAGCGTCGATACAAACGAGCCCGAACGACGGACCATCCCCGACATACAACGCGGCGTCGGACTGCGAAGCGATCGCAGTGAGTTCGTCCTCGTACCGCGTTCTGAGGCAGTCGTACGTTTCCCCCTCGAGGATGATCGTCAGGTCGGTATCGGACTCGCCCGCGGTCCGCTCCCAGACTCGAGGAAGGTTCGGATTGACAACGGTGGGAAAGTACGCGATCGCCGCTCCGCTCGCCGTTCGAAACGTCTCTTCGACGATCTCGAGCGGTCGAAACGCGCCATCGTGACGCTGCAGGACGATGTCAGCGCCTTCGAGAAGTTCGATCGGCGGCGGATCAGCCGTCGGAAATGCCTGGGTAAGCGGCTTGATAGAGACGAGCGTTTCGATCTCCGTAGAGTACCGTTCGAAACGCTCGATAGCGATCTCCCCGAATCGAGTGGCGACGTAGCGTCCGTCTCGCTTCGCGACGAGGTCCGCGTCTTCGAGGTCCCCCAGTGCCCTCGTGACCGTCGATCGGGAAACCGCCAACCGATCGACGAGTTCTCGCGGTTGTAACGGTTCTTCCGCGAGTTCAGCGAGCACGTCCGAGCGCTTTCTGATCGTATCGATTACGTCGGATACATCCCCCATCTTCGCTCATCCCCAGCAGACAAAATTGGTCACTCGAGACGATATTGAAAGTTTCGTTAGAAATAATATCCATATTTAGACGTATTGGTTTACGAGGATAGGCAGAAACATGAATTCTAATTTGTTTAAGTAGAAATAGATGTCGATAGCGCCAGCCTCTCAACCTGTATTGCTGGTTCTGCTTTCGGCTGATGGCTGCTCCCGATCGTAGAGATGTCCGTCTACTGGCTACTGATCAACGATGTGGCCAGCAGACTGTGGGATCCCCGGATATCCCACAGGAAATATTCAGTTAATAGTGTTGAAATCCTCGGTCAGTAGCATCTCTCGCGGCCCTGTTAGTATTTGTATCCGACTGGCAGCGGGTTTAATAGCCTGCTCAGTCCCTTTATCGGTAGTATGGGCGACGATACCGAACAACACGACGATGTCGATGCTAACTCCGAGAGTCCACCAGCCGGTGGAAGGCCCCGCCGCAAGCGATACTGGAGTTAGACCACGTCTACGAGGCACTGGGTCATCCGCGGCGTCGCTACCTCTGCTATACGCTTCTCGAGGACACAGAGTGGACGCTGACCGATCTGGCGACGAAAATCGCCGCGTGGGAGAACGACAGCCCCGATCACGAGGTCACGGCACAGCAGCGAGAACGGGTGTACGTCTCGCTCTATCACGCCCACGTGCCCAAGTTAGTCGATGAGGGCGTCATCACCTTCGATGACGCAACCGAGACCATTACGGCCGCTGAGAACGCTGCTCAAGTTCTGACCGCACTCGAGGGAATGGGAGCGAGTGTCAACAATACCCAAGAAACACACGCCCGGAGTGAAATGGATGACGACGAACAATAACGGCGGAACGGACAGCGAGGACGATCCGACCCTCAACCAGAAGAGCCACTGGCAGCAAACCGCACAGTGGTTATACGAGCCCGATCGTGACGGCGGGCTGACGACCGCGATCGTGTTTGCGATCGCGGAAGCGAAAGACGCCTCCCCGAGTGAGGTGAAGTCCCCGCCACTGTACGAGAGCGTCGATGTCGCCGGTATCGAAGCTGCGTTCTTCGGTCCTCATACGGAGAATGCGTCTCGACAGGGGACCGGAACTGTCGAATTTCGCTACACGAATCAGCTCATCAAGGTACGGAGCGACGGCTGGGTACAGGTCTACGAACGGACCGAAACCGAACTGTCGTGAGCGTTCACCCCGTCTTCGTTTCGAAGTGATATTCTCTCGCGTCCCGCGTCGTTAGGCGCTGGCAGCTGTCACTTCCCATCCTCATCTCGAGTCCGATCGATGCCGTCGATCACGTCGATCGAGACGCTATCGTCCCGCCCGACCTCAGAACCGTTCCCGAATCCGCCGCTGATCACGCGACCGAGCGCCCGCTCGAACGGTTCGTCGAGTTGCTCAACCTCGTCGGGATCGGCCTCGACGAGGAAACCGCTCGTCACGTTCGGCGACGTCGGAACGAAGTACAGCCCTTGTCCGTCGTCCGCCGAGCGGCCGGTTTTGAACGCCGTCATCCAAACGTCGTCCCAGACCTCGAGTTTGACCGGCTGGCGGAGTTCCGTCTGCTCGTTGACCGCGGTTTCGGCGGCCGTCTTCGAGGCGTTGTAGACGACGCGGACGCCGGGAAGCGCGTTGGCACTGGTATCGATCGCTCGTTCGACGACGGCACCGAGTGCCGTCCGCGCTACCAAGCCGGTTGCATAGAGCAGCCCCAACAGCAGACTGCCCGAGACGGCGACCCGAAGCAGCGCCGTCAGTCTGGTACGGACCATCTCATTCGCGATGAGCGTCTCGAGAAACCACTCGGGAACCAGCAGATCGGGCGTGAATCCGTCGACGAACCCGTACAGGACGTAGCAAAGGTAGCCGATGACGAGGATCGGCGCGAGGACGATCAGGCCGCGGGAGAAATCTCGTTTCCAGGAAGCCATGTAATGACGAGCGGTGGTAGCTATCTAAGCTCGGGCAGCCGTCGGGTTCAACGTTTCGACACTCGAGCGACTAGTGGGTCCCACCGTTCCCGGTGAGGTCGATATACAGGACGGCGACGTGACGACGGCCCACACTGCAGTCCACGATAATCGGTGATTAGATCGTAGTAGAAGGCGACACTACGGAGCCAGGGGTTCGTCAGAGGACGCGATCGCCTCCGCGCTACAGGATAATCCCGACGGCGGGACTGTCACGATCACCCTGACCGCCGACCGCAAGACGGGACGCGTACTCGGCGCGAGCCTGGTCAGCGAGTACGGCGAGGGCGCTGTCCATCGCAGCCACGCGGTCGTCGGAGCCCTCGAGGAGGGGGCGACCGTGTTCGATCTGGAGAACTACGACCTCCCCTACGCCCCGCCGTTCAACACTACGTGGGATCCCGTACTCGTTGCGGCGAAGGTACTCTCCGGGAAATTGCGATAACCCGTTTCAGTCGAGGGTTCCGTCCCTCCGGAAGACTACTCGTTCACTGCGGGACGACTGTGTCCAATCACTCCCTCTCCCACAGCCATATTCCCGTGTGGACCTTCGATGGGATATGGGATTAGAAGGCGAGCGAGCGCCCGAGTTCACGCTTCCGAGCACCGCCGGCGACGAGGTGTCGCTTTCGGACCGACTCGAGGACGGTCCAGCCGTCGTCATCATCAACCGGGGCCACTGGTGTAGCTTCTGTGCGGAACAGCTCCAGACGTTCAGCGAGGTTTCCTACGACCTCTGGTTCAACGAGAACGTGGATATCCTGCCGGTCGTGACCGATCCACTGGCGCGCGTCACTGAAATGCGCGATCGGTACGACCTCGAGATCCAACTGCAGGCTGATCCCGACGGCGAAGTCGCTGAGCAGTACAGCGGAACGGAAGAAACGAGCCACGGTCTCACCGGCATCTCGGGCGTGTACGTTATCGACGAGGAGGGGACGGTTCGGTTTGAACAGGTCGCAGACCACCCCGCCGATCGCACCTACGGCAACTGGGTCCGGTACTTCATCCGGAACGACTACGAGGATCCGTTCAGCGAGTAGCTGGTAGTTTCGGCTTCTACCGCCAGTTCGGGAAACGGTCGGAATCCGGTCGGCTCAGCTCCCTGGCCGCCGTCGCGGCCGGACAGGGGTAGCGAACTCGTTGCGACTACGGGGTCTGCTCAGCAGCGGGAGAGACGCGTCCCGCCGGTTACAGTTCGACTGGGGATGCCGACTCGACGTCGAATCGGGTGACTTCGGGGTCGCCCGAGAGCAAATCCGGGAGCGCCTCCTCGAACGCTTCGAAGTGGTCGGTTTCCGCGTGCGCTCCGAAGGCGGCCTCATCCTCGTATCGCTCAAAGATTCGGAACACGTTCGGATCTTCGACGTCCGTTGTGACTCGATAGTCGACGACGCCGTCTTCCTCACGGGAGCGTTCGGCCAGGTCCGCTACGAGCTCGAGGGCGTCGTCGCGTCGATCCGGATCGATCGGAAACGTCGCGTGGATGACGAGCATCGCACTCACATGGACCGACGAGCCACAAAGTTCTATCCCGATTGTGCACCGGCCGCACATGACGCGATTTATGTGGAGTATCCGCTCCGTCTGCCGCAGCGTTGCCGCCTTCCGGAAGGACCGGGCGGTTGTTCGAGCCTGATCGCAGCAGCGAACGCACGACGGAGGTCGATGGGCCGTCGCGGAACGCGCCAAGCTATCCGACGAGAACGCGGATCACAGGGACGGTTACCCACCGGTGAACAGCCCACTCTACGAAGCCGAAGCGAAGCTCGCCGACGAGTCGACACCCCGCAGTTCGGAGAGAACGGTCGACAGAGGTCTGGAACCAGACGGGACGATTATCGATCAATCGTCCGCCGTCGAAGCGTGTTCGGTTGCTCGACTTCGTAACTCGGCCGCCATCGCGGGAACATCGTCCGTCGAGACGGAGCCGTCGGTCTCGAGTTCCGCGAGTGACTTCGGGAACTCGCGACGTTCCTTGTGAATCGCGAGTCCGGCCTTCGCTCCCTGTCCCATCGCGACGGGGATCTGGTTATGTCCGGGCGTCAAATCGCCGACCGCGTACAGGCCGTCGACCGACGTTCGGCCGTGATCGTCGACAGCAACTGTGCCGTCATCGTTGATATCCGCGCCGAGCGACGCGGCGAGCCCGTTGTTGTACTCGGAGCCGTACATCGCGAAGCCGCCCCGGTACTCGCGGACCGCTCCGTCGGCGAATTCGAGGGCCTCGAGCCAGCCATCGTCACCGTTCCGGACGCCAGTCACATCCTCGCGAACGATATCGACAGGGTGGTGCTCGAGCATCGTCGCCGTCTCGTCGCTCCAAGTCGGCTCGTCGCCGCGGAGCAGCAGATCGACGTCGTCGGTGAAATTGAGCATGATCATCGCGACGTAGGCGGCGCTGTCGCCGCGGCCCATCACGTAGACCGGCTCGTCGACGAACGCGTATGCGTCGCAGTGGAGACAGTAGTGCAGTCCGCGTCCAGTTCGGGGCAGCGGCGGGTCGGGTCGCCCGTCCGAAAAACCGGTCGCCAAAACGACGCTATCCGCGGTGGCCGATCCATCCGTCGTCTCGAGCACGAACGAATCGTCGACCCGCTCGATGTCCGTGACGAACTCCTGGCGGTAGTCGGCACCGTACGAGCGGAGCTGCTCGACGGCCGTCTCGAGGAGTTTGTTACCCGACACGGATTCGGGAACGCCGATGACGTTGTGCGTCTCCTGCATCATCGCGGCTCGACCGCCGCCCCGGTCGAAGACTGCGGTTTCGTGGCCGAGCCGCGTCGTGTAGAGGGCTGTCGTCAGGCCGGCGGGACCGCCGCCGACGACGGCGACTTCGTATCGAGATTCGGTCGGGGAATCGGTGGATATCGTCATCTTGGGTAACCTACAGTAATCCAGTTACGCTTAGTTAGCAATAAGTGTCAGCTAACCTGTCGATCATTCGGTTACCGGCCGGTAACCGTCCTCAGTGGAGCGGACGCAGAAGCGATCGTAACGTAACCAACTACTAGTAACTAGGTTACGATGCGTAACTATATACCGATCTGAGACGAAGCGACTCGTATGGGCGACTCAACGCAGCAACTGGAAGTGTGGTGCGCGGGCGAAGACTGGTGTCCGATTACGTCAACTGCGACGCTAATCGGAAAGAAGTGGCACACTGTGGTCGTTCATCGGCTGCTCGAAAACGGTCCGCTCGGGTTCAATGCACTCAAAGAAGAAGTCGGAGGGATATCCAGTAAGGTGCTCTCGGACGTCCTCGAGGATCTCGAACAAAAGCAACTGGTCAACAGGGAGATCGTCAACGAAAAACCGGTCCGGGTCGAGTACTCGTTGACGGAGCTGGGCGAATCGCTCGAGCCAGTGATCAGGGAAATGGCAGAATGGGGAAAAGAGCACTTGACGACTGCACCGGACGAAAACAGTTCAGTCGCATAGGTCATCGAAATGTGATGGGCTCAAACGACGTTGATACGGTATCGTAGAGAGAATGGGGTCTCGAAACCACTGAGCCCCACTCTCAAGTATGAGCACGTGGTCGGCGGAGGTAGTGGAACGACGTAATATCCTTCGAATGCTGCTGCTGGCCGTCTTAGTCGTATCTGGCGGGTATCTTGCGATTGCGTGGGTCAACGCACCGACTAACGCGACCGCTGCCGCGGCGAATCAGACGCAGTTACCGCTCGAGGATCGGACGCCGGTCGTCGAGGACCGTGGTGGGGCGACCGTCATTACGACCGATCCGCCGGCGGGAAGCGACGGCCTCGGGGCTATCGTCGCGTTCAGTGCCGACGGACGGCCGCTCTACCACAACGATACGTACGGGAACTACTTCGATGTCGATCCCGATCCACCCGGCTCGAAGACCGTTCTGTACGTCGCGGGAAGCCGGTACGACTCGTGTCCAGACAGGCTCCAAGCAGAGAGAGACAGCGCCGGTGACGACGGCTGTGCTGAAGTCGCGGTCGAACGCGTCAACCTCACGACGGGGACGACCGAGCGGCTACACACTGCCGTCACCGGCTGGGACATCTGGCACGACGTCGACCGGATCGACGACCACCGACTCCTCGTGGCCGACATCGCTCGAGATCGCGTGTTCACGCTGAACACCACCACCGACGAGGTAACCTGGGAGTGGCGCGCCGAGGAAGACCTCGATCCGGACAGCGGCGGACAGCCCGGCGATTGGACCCACGTCAACGACGTCGAACTGCTCGAGGACGGTCGGGTGATGGTGAGTCTCCGGAATCAGGACCGAGTCGCCTTTCTCGAACCGGGTGACGGACTCCAGCGTGACTGGACGCTCGGTGCCGAGGACGCGTACGGGATCCTCTACGAGCAGCACAATCCGGACTACATCCCGTCCGCCCGCGGCGGCCCGGCGGTGATCGTCTCCGATTCGGAGAACAATCGCGTCGTCGAGTATCAGCGCCAAAATGAAACGTGGATGCGAACCTGGGAGTGGCAAGACGAGCGACTGCAGTGGCCACGCGACGCCGACCGACTCCCCGGTAGCCATACGCTCGTGACGGATTCCAAGGGTGATCGGGTGCTCGAACTCTCGGAAACCGGTGACGTCGTCTGGAGCGTGGATATCGCGACACCCTACGAAGCGGAGCGTCTCGGAACCGGCGATGAGAGTACAACCGGGCGGAGTACGGCTGCGCTTGCGAACGGGTCCGTCGACGCAACGGCCGCTGAAACGGATCGAACCTCGAAGACCGGACTTTCCTGGCTCGTCGCCTTCATCACCGGCCCGGTAGTCAACGGCGTCCTTCATGCAGCCCCGACGTGGATGACGATTGGAGATCTGCTGGTCGCCGGAGTATTCGGTATCACAGCCGTGACGGGCGGCATCGCAGAGGTATACTGGTCGGGAGTCGGCCGACGACTACTGGAACGGTTGCGATGAAAGACGAAATTTCACTCGTGGTCAACCCCTCGTAACGGATCGCCGGGCGAATCGGATCTCGTACCGGCTTCGATATCGAAAGTCATAGCTCGAGCGCGGCAGAATCTCGGGCGATGTCGTGGCTCATCCTGTTCATCGCTGGCCTCTTCGAAATCGCGTGGGCGATCGGGCTCGCCTACTCTGATGGCCTCTCGAAGCCGCTGCCGACGGTTGGGACGGGTATCGCGCTCGTCATCAGTATGGTGTTGCTCGCGAAAGCGGTCCAAGACCTCCCGATCGGGACCGCCTACGCCGTCTGGACGGGGATCGGTGCCGTGGGAACCGCAACGCTCGGGATCCTGCTCTTCGACGAGCCGGCGACGGCCGCGCGCCTCCTCTTTATTTCCGTGATCGTCGTCGGAATCGTCGGCCTCAACCTCGTTTCCGGCGGCCATTAGCGGTGTATTCGGTTCTCGGCTGTGAGAACCGACTGGCGCCGTCGTTGATCACTCACACCGCTCGACGGCAGCCCCGTGCTCGAGCAATACCCAGCCGGAACCGCCGTATCTGAAAGCGTCCCGTAGGCATATGTAGCGAGTCAGTGTAGTCCGACGAGAATTATGTCAGACGCAGCTGACGGGCTGTTTCATCAGTCGACCGACCTCGAGGCCGAGTCGCCGACGCTGATCGAAGGGTTGCCGGGCCACGGACTGGTCGCGTCGATCGCCGTCGATCAGCTCACCGACCAGCTCGGGCTCGAGGAGTACGGCTCGATCCGATCCGACGCCTTTCCGCCCGTCGCCTCGTTCACGGACGGGCTCGTGCAGGATACGGTCCGCGTCTACGGCGGCACGGAGCCGGAGATCATGACGCTCCAGAGCGACGTTCCGATCCCGGAAGACGCGTTCGACGACTTGAGTCAGTGTGTCCTGGAGGAACTGGTCGACGATTTCAGCCGAGCCATTTTCCTCGCCGGGGCGCCGGCCCAGTCCGAGGACCAGCAGGGCGAAGTCGTCGGCGTCG is part of the Halopiger aswanensis genome and encodes:
- a CDS encoding helix-turn-helix transcriptional regulator — translated: MGDVSDVIDTIRKRSDVLAELAEEPLQPRELVDRLAVSRSTVTRALGDLEDADLVAKRDGRYVATRFGEIAIERFERYSTEIETLVSIKPLTQAFPTADPPPIELLEGADIVLQRHDGAFRPLEIVEETFRTASGAAIAYFPTVVNPNLPRVWERTAGESDTDLTIILEGETYDCLRTRYEDELTAIASQSDAALYVGDGPSFGLVCIDAGDQFTVLVVIYAAGGVEGVIVNRSAELHEWVRGLFDRIRTDADPVDASLRERDSVVVDPS
- a CDS encoding DUF7344 domain-containing protein, with the translated sequence MGHPRRRYLCYTLLEDTEWTLTDLATKIAAWENDSPDHEVTAQQRERVYVSLYHAHVPKLVDEGVITFDDATETITAAENAAQVLTALEGMGASVNNTQETHARSEMDDDEQ
- a CDS encoding HalOD1 output domain-containing protein — protein: MTTNNNGGTDSEDDPTLNQKSHWQQTAQWLYEPDRDGGLTTAIVFAIAEAKDASPSEVKSPPLYESVDVAGIEAAFFGPHTENASRQGTGTVEFRYTNQLIKVRSDGWVQVYERTETELS
- a CDS encoding DUF502 domain-containing protein is translated as MASWKRDFSRGLIVLAPILVIGYLCYVLYGFVDGFTPDLLVPEWFLETLIANEMVRTRLTALLRVAVSGSLLLGLLYATGLVARTALGAVVERAIDTSANALPGVRVVYNASKTAAETAVNEQTELRQPVKLEVWDDVWMTAFKTGRSADDGQGLYFVPTSPNVTSGFLVEADPDEVEQLDEPFERALGRVISGGFGNGSEVGRDDSVSIDVIDGIDRTRDEDGK
- a CDS encoding peroxiredoxin family protein, which produces MGLEGERAPEFTLPSTAGDEVSLSDRLEDGPAVVIINRGHWCSFCAEQLQTFSEVSYDLWFNENVDILPVVTDPLARVTEMRDRYDLEIQLQADPDGEVAEQYSGTEETSHGLTGISGVYVIDEEGTVRFEQVADHPADRTYGNWVRYFIRNDYEDPFSE
- a CDS encoding putative quinol monooxygenase, with amino-acid sequence MLVIHATFPIDPDRRDDALELVADLAERSREEDGVVDYRVTTDVEDPNVFRIFERYEDEAAFGAHAETDHFEAFEEALPDLLSGDPEVTRFDVESASPVEL
- a CDS encoding NAD(P)/FAD-dependent oxidoreductase; translation: MTISTDSPTESRYEVAVVGGGPAGLTTALYTTRLGHETAVFDRGGGRAAMMQETHNVIGVPESVSGNKLLETAVEQLRSYGADYRQEFVTDIERVDDSFVLETTDGSATADSVVLATGFSDGRPDPPLPRTGRGLHYCLHCDAYAFVDEPVYVMGRGDSAAYVAMIMLNFTDDVDLLLRGDEPTWSDETATMLEHHPVDIVREDVTGVRNGDDGWLEALEFADGAVREYRGGFAMYGSEYNNGLAASLGADINDDGTVAVDDHGRTSVDGLYAVGDLTPGHNQIPVAMGQGAKAGLAIHKERREFPKSLAELETDGSVSTDDVPAMAAELRSRATEHASTADD
- a CDS encoding winged helix-turn-helix transcriptional regulator yields the protein MGDSTQQLEVWCAGEDWCPITSTATLIGKKWHTVVVHRLLENGPLGFNALKEEVGGISSKVLSDVLEDLEQKQLVNREIVNEKPVRVEYSLTELGESLEPVIREMAEWGKEHLTTAPDENSSVA
- a CDS encoding aryl-sulfate sulfotransferase; protein product: MERRNILRMLLLAVLVVSGGYLAIAWVNAPTNATAAAANQTQLPLEDRTPVVEDRGGATVITTDPPAGSDGLGAIVAFSADGRPLYHNDTYGNYFDVDPDPPGSKTVLYVAGSRYDSCPDRLQAERDSAGDDGCAEVAVERVNLTTGTTERLHTAVTGWDIWHDVDRIDDHRLLVADIARDRVFTLNTTTDEVTWEWRAEEDLDPDSGGQPGDWTHVNDVELLEDGRVMVSLRNQDRVAFLEPGDGLQRDWTLGAEDAYGILYEQHNPDYIPSARGGPAVIVSDSENNRVVEYQRQNETWMRTWEWQDERLQWPRDADRLPGSHTLVTDSKGDRVLELSETGDVVWSVDIATPYEAERLGTGDESTTGRSTAALANGSVDATAAETDRTSKTGLSWLVAFITGPVVNGVLHAAPTWMTIGDLLVAGVFGITAVTGGIAEVYWSGVGRRLLERLR
- a CDS encoding DMT family transporter, which codes for MSWLILFIAGLFEIAWAIGLAYSDGLSKPLPTVGTGIALVISMVLLAKAVQDLPIGTAYAVWTGIGAVGTATLGILLFDEPATAARLLFISVIVVGIVGLNLVSGGH
- a CDS encoding proteasome assembly chaperone family protein, whose amino-acid sequence is MSDAADGLFHQSTDLEAESPTLIEGLPGHGLVASIAVDQLTDQLGLEEYGSIRSDAFPPVASFTDGLVQDTVRVYGGTEPEIMTLQSDVPIPEDAFDDLSQCVLEELVDDFSRAIFLAGAPAQSEDQQGEVVGVATTEELKTELEDAGIDLAEDSGAVSGVTGALINACYQADVPAALLLVRADPRLPDPAAARSVIETALEPLVEFDIDTTELREQAEEIQRQKQQVAQQLQQAQGQQDEPIRGMFR